In Clarias gariepinus isolate MV-2021 ecotype Netherlands chromosome 9, CGAR_prim_01v2, whole genome shotgun sequence, a single window of DNA contains:
- the depdc1a gene encoding DEP domain-containing protein 1A isoform X1 produces MDTHIITPGPYRATKLWNEVTKLFRAGMPVKKHRQHLKAYANCFTASTAVDWLHQLLRNNCNFGPEVTRQQTVQLLKKFLKNHVIEDVKGRWGIEDLEDNNQLYRFPPTSPLKPIPAGSQGTRKKSLSLKDRESFFKLRGSKKFDKEIQENIAPAVEESSNKLSSEEAVDCREITEEEIQDIWKSVTLTHLQKLLGLHSLEDVLNPTEVNSHFIVYNMTKVNKHGVVTLEDKTEDLPHWVLSAMKCLANWPKFDQPSYPGFERDVFKSVSDYFHSLPQPMLTFQYYELFVNVLVLCGYAPAPSAQHGKRKNLDDLSCPQPAKVPHLNSANAFRSTECLLLSLIRKESFEEAESPMKEVFTRKIYTRSRSYGRQLNRFPKRSCSLERILDESTDSCPKWELFRSAESLSSIRTNSTDSSSPQESAPVDMEPKPDGSSSMSSDTSPDETFPGITISQSNSSSSSYLSSECQLASQKTARPRPRSIGNCLDILEHREISASCFSINAPVAEITMRPDLSSSTVSLRGPSLVRLHGSCLDVSTGPSTSRHYSSTLDLCKPVVPCRPSVSSVARRLSPEQSLLQPSLERLAIETLQLCTLLLPPVSRRKLQLLLRMISRMSQSVDMPRLHDTIGTRTLMVQTFSRCVLSCEEEVDLDELLATRLLSFLMDHHQEILQVPMYLRNAVEQHIAFLRSQKRHPLSTYSFCKQISSEEFEEQKLSLSQAAVAELLESIIKDKGMSVKEKKKKLRLFQKEYPDIYSRRFPTTESEAQLFADKPKIKPPMLIGIRKSKAFSIRN; encoded by the exons ATGGACACGCATATTATCACGCCAGGTCCTTACCGAGCCACtaaactg tggaATGAAGTGACTAAGCTGTTTCGGGCTGGAATGCCTGTAAAGAAGCACCGGCAGCACCTGAAGGCTTATGCCAACTGCTTCACCGCCAGCACAGCTGTGGACTGGTTACACCAACTCCTCAGGAACAACTGTAACTTCGGACCCGAGGTCACCAGGCAGCAGACTGTCCAGCTTTTAaagaagtttttaaaaaatcatgtcaTTGAGGATGTAAAGGGACGATGGGGTATCGAGGACTTGGAGGACAACAATCAGCTATACAG GTTTCCACCCACTTCACCGTTAAAACCAATCCCTGCTGGTTCTCAAGGCACAAGGAAGAAAAGTTTGTCtttaaaagacagagagagcttTTTCAAATTGAGAGGTTCCAAGAAGTTTGACAAGGAAATCCAA GAAAATATAGCTCCAGCTGTGGAAGAGTCTTCCAACAAGTTATCCTCAGAAGAGGCTGTGGACTGCAGAGAAATCACAGAGGAAGAAATTCAGGATATTTGGAAGAGCGTAACATTAACACA tttACAGAAGTTGCTGGGTTTGCATTCTTTGGAAGATGTTTTAAATCCAACAGAAGTCAATTCTCATTTTATTGTGTATAACATGACCAAAGTGAACAAGCATGGCGTCGTTACCTTGGAAGATAAAACGG AGGATTTGCCACACTGGGTTTTGTCAGCTATGAAATGTCTCGCAAACT GGCCCAAGTTTGACCAGCCGTCTTACCCAGGCTTTGAAAGGGATGTCTTCAAATCAGTGTCTGACTATTTTCACAGTCTTCCTCAGCCGATGCTGACCTTTCAGTACTATGAATTGTTTGTTAATGTTCTGG TTTTGTGCGGTTATGCCCCTGCTCCCAGTGCTCAGCATGGAAAGCGTAAAAACCTGGATGACCTAAGCTGTCCACAGCCGGCCAAAGTCCCTCATCTGAACTCTGCCAATGCCTTTAGATCCACTGAGTGTCTCTTGTTAAGTTTAATAAGAAAGGAGTCCTTCGAGGAGGCTGAGTCCCCCATGAAAGAGGTGTTTACCAGAAAAATTTACACCCGGTCACGGTCCTATGGACGCCAACTTAACAGGTTTCCAAAAAGGAGCTGCTCTTTGGAAAGAATCCTTGATGAATCTACAGATTCATGTCCAAAATGGGAGCTCTTCAGGTCTGCTGAAAGTCTATCGTCCATCAGGACTAACAGCACTGATAGTTCCTCTCCGCAAGAAAGTGCTCCAGTAGACATGGAACCTAAACCTGATGGCTCTTCCTCTATGTCCTCTGACACCTCCCCAGATGAAACTTTTCCAGGTATAACGATTTCTCAAAGCAACAGCAGCTCAAGCTCCTACCTTTCCTCAGAATGTCAACTCGCCAGTCAGAAAACTGCCAGGCCTCGGCCCAGAAGCATCGGGAACTGTCTGGATATATTAGAGCACAGAGAAATATCCGCAAGTTGCTTTAGCATCAATGCCCCGGTAGCAGAAATTACTATGAGACCAGATTTGTCCTCCTCTACTGTTAGTCTTAGAGGTCCCAGCTTGGTTCGTTTGCATGGAAGTTGCTTGGATGTCAGCACAGGGCCAAGCACGAGTAGACATTACAGCAGCACTCTGGATTTGTGCAAGCCTGTTGTGCCTTGTCGCCCCTCAGTGTCTTCTGTTGCACGTCGCCTGAGTCCTGAGCAAA GCTTGCTTCAGCCATCATTGGAGCGTCTTGCCATCGAGACACTGCAACTCTGCACACTTCTCCTTCCTCCGGTTTCTCGACGAAAACTGCAGCTGCTCCTTCGCATGATCTCACGCATGAGCCAGAGCGTGGACATGCCTCGGTTGCATGATACCATCGGCACACGCACGCTA ATGGTACAAACATTCTCTCGATGTGTATTGAGCTGTGAGGAGGAAGTAGATCTGGATGAGCTTTTAGCCACCAGGCTGCTGTCCTTTTTAATGGACCATCATCAAGAGATACTCCAGGTGCCCATGTACCTGCGTAATGCTGTTGAACAACACATTGCCTTCCTCAGATCCCAG AAAAGACACCCTCTTTCAACCTACTCATTCTGCAAGCAGATCAGCAGTGAGGAGTTTGAGGAGCAGAAGCTGTCTTTGTCTCAAGCAGCTGTTGCAGAGCTGCTGGAGAGTATTATTAAGGACAAAGGCATGTCAGtcaaggagaaaaagaagaaacttAGACTG TTTCAGAAGGAATATCCTGACATTTACTCTCGCCGCTTTCCTACCACAGAGAGTGAGGCGCAGCTTTTTGCAGACAAACCAAAGATCAAACCACCAATGTTAATCGGCATTAGGAAGTCTAAAGCTTTTAGTATTCGGAACTGA
- the LOC128529917 gene encoding uncharacterized protein LOC128529917 isoform X1, translating to MKHQVIILVYLGESILHMVKCFSGGNFDAFPEICETMEVIHSNFQPQSSKPPFKVYPEYKDVLSSEVGVSFEVFLKADGSETFSGFMLEARKSGNKVPQGIFSLKNTALSRLQKCDGINGKAVTQKDNSPKSIITVSWTASEAGQYYFRASFIQSFDIFWVDSSTPAPTSTHAPSSTPAPTSTHAPSSTPAPTSTHDPSSTPAPTSTHDPSSTPAPTSTHDPSSTPAPTSTHDPSSTPAPTSTHNLSSTPAPTSTEIKTYPQARHLFKSSLAMHLFSYLFLAECGPMLLKGDIRACLKGTSFLSLVFSLAAFFLLLTDTKEIEHVILSAVAASLNLCQTMLIFFLCGPSHELRKIFIWVLRVVAFLNFCFTIAAIYVGLVKQWFTNAFLWPSILMGIYLACQLLSYPFFIYGELKQRNRQQTASNNQICKVSCWCTCLYIFSGMNFAFTIALILLIFLQDFVTDS from the exons ATGAAACACCAAGTTATAATCTTAGTTTACTTGGGGGAATCAATATTACACATGGTGAAATGTTTCAGTGGTGGCAATTTTGATGCCTTTCCAGAGATATGTGAGACAATGGAAGTCATACACTCCAACTTTCAGCCTCAGTCCAGCAAGCCACCTTTTAAAGTTTACCCAGAATATAAGGATGTTTTGTCTTCAGAAGTGGGAGTATCTTTTGAGG TATTCTTGAAGGCTGACGGCTCTGAAACATTCAGTGGTTTTATGTTGGAAGCACGAAAATCAGGCAACAAAGTACCTCAGGGGATTTTCTCTTTGAAGAACACAGCCCTCAGCAGACTTCAGAAATGTGATGGTATAAAT GGTAAAGCTGTAACACAAAAAGACAACTCCCCAAAGTCCATAATAACAGTCAGTTGGACGGCTTCTGAAGCAGGacaatattatttcag GGCTTCATTCATTCAGAGTTTTGATATATTCTGGGTCGATTCCTCGACTCCAGCACCAACCTCTACACATGCCCCTTCCTCGACTCCAGCACCAACCTCTACACATGCCCCTTCCTCGACTCCAGCACCAACCTCTACACATGACCCTTCCTCGACTCCAGCACCGACCTCTACACATGACCCTTCCTCGACTCCAGCACCGACCTCTACACatgacccttcctccactcCAGCACCAACCTCTACACATGACCCTTCCTCGACTCCAGCACCAACCTCTACACATAACCTTTCCTCCACTCCAGCACCAACCTCTACAG aaataaaaacttatCCACAGGCAAGACATTTG TTTAAATCATCGCTAGCTATGCATTTGTTTAGTTACCTCTTTCTTGCCGAGTGCGGTCCCATGCTATTGAAAGGCGATATACGTGCATGCCTGAAG gggACATCATTTCTGTCTTTGGTGTTTTCATTggctgctttttttctcttactgACAGACACTAAAGAA ATTGAGCACGTAATTTTGTCAGCAGTGGCAGCAAGCCTGAACTTATGCCAAACCATGCTAATATTCTTTCTCTGTGGACCAAGTCATGAACT AAGGAAGATTTTCATCTGGGTGCTCAGAGTGGTTGCATTCCTAAACTTTTGTTTTACAA TTGCCGCAATATATGTTGGTCTTGTAAAGCAGTGGTTCACAAACGCCTttctctggccctccatattgATGGGAATTTATTTAGCATGCCAGTTGCTCTCAtatccattttttatttatggggAACTAAAACAAAGGAACCGACAACAAACTGCTTCAAACAATCAAATTTGCAAG GTTTCTTGCTGGTGTACATGCTTGTACATTTTTAGTGGGATGAATTTTGCATTTACTATAGCACTTATATTACTAATATTTTTGCAGGATTTTGTTACTGATAGCTGA
- the si:dkeyp-82a1.6 gene encoding torsin-1A-interacting protein 2 — MDRIDAEPVVGRRITRRNKAFEIDLQPREALKRKRDITVVTGPEMNNTDEGPPDKSAKIQSENDAGDGLENGDQSNTVEMDMEDDEDQNQDMGSEDESENCEADMKTKPLIQEDKISRTPHVGNLKTEKKTFPRQEINAQQRSPVSELSKLNKCEVTKCDSQISSKESSRIGFTSSGFNPPETVTVRRSIRQYQNKMEEKARGDSGIDLQDRTRYGPIKRQMTRTHKPNNFSELRRQVNTQAGSFPPSKADRRGVCTLLHCSVFLLLLASLALGLMGYQQYRSLSIATELQKRLLYRRNFDDRLAELKTIFPSQRPELWKRTEVHLKRHLNLTDPTEPVSLILTSGSGAKKTLGCLAQKLATAFSSTLNSSVLDIDGTSKTAQDSDQVKLDIDKALKEAFEGGKQAAVIHRFEELPPGSTLIFYRYCDHENAAFKDVFLAFTVMLPVPELDLKLTLNAVEEQVQEYLKEKFISPGKTEFNKMDVDKLSGLWSRISHLIVPVIAELRIEEQGCRE, encoded by the exons ATGGATCGTATCGATGCGGAACCTGTTGTCGGAAGAAGAATCACCAGACGGAATAAAG CCTTTGAGATTGATCTGCAGCCGAGAGAAGCTctaaagaggaagagagacatCACAGTTGTTACTGGCCCTGAAATGAATAACACTGATGAAG gtCCCCCTGATAAAAGTGCAAAAATACAGTCGGAAAATGATGCAGGAGATGGACTTGAGAATGGGGACCAAAGTAATACTGTGGAAATGGATATGGAGGACGATGAAGATCAGAACCAAGACATGGGTTCTGAGGATGAAAGTGAAAATTGTGAGGCAGACATGAAGA cAAAACCTCTAATCCAGGAGGACAAAATCTCCAGAACACCTCATGTGGGAAATCTAAAAACTGAGAAGAAGACATTTCCACGGCAGGAAATAAATGCACAACAAAGGTCACCGGTGTCAGAGCTTTCCAAACTGAACAAGTGTGAAGTTACAAAATGTGATTCTCAGATTTCATCAAAAG AATCCTCCAGAATAGGTTTTACTTCTTCCGGTTTCAACCCACCGGAGACTGTGACAGTGAGGAGAAGCATAAGACAGTATCAGaacaaaatggaagaaaaagcCAGAG GCGACTCTGGTATTGATCTACAGGACAGGACTAGGTATGGCCCCATAAAGAGGCAGATGACACGCACCCACAAGCCAAACAACttttctg AATTAAGGAGACAAGTGAACACACAAGCAGGTTCATTTCCCCCCTCAAAAG cTGATAGACGTGGTGTATGCACATTGCTTCATTGTTCTGTGTTCCTTCTCCTTCTGGCCTCACTTGCATTGGGCTTAATGGGTTATCAACAGTATCGATCTTTATCTATAGCAACTGAGCTTCAAAAAAGATTGTTGTACAGAAGAAATTTTGATGACCGTTTAGCTGAACTAAAGACAATTTTTCCTAGCCAGCGACCAGAACTCTGGAAAAGGACTGAGGTCCATCTCAAGCGCCATCTCAATCTGACTGATCCGACTGAACCAGTGAGTCTCATTCTAACCTCTGGTAGTGGGGCTAAGAAGACTCTGGGCTGTTTGGCTCAAAAGTTAGCTACAGCCTTTTCCAGCACTCTCAACTCCTCAGTTTTGGATATTGATGGAACCAGCAAAACTGCACAAGACAGTGACCAGGTTAAGCTGGACATTGATAAAGCACTGAAAGAGGCATTTGAAGGTGGCAAACAGGCAGCAGTTATTCATCGATTTGAAGAACTTCCTCCTGGATCTACACTCATATTTTACCGATACTGTGATCATGAGAATGCTGCATTTAAGGACGTATTTCTGGCATTCACTGTGATGCTCCCTGTTCCTGAGCTAGACCTCAAACTTACTCTAAATGCAGTTGAAGAGCAGGTGCAAGAGTACTTAAAAGAGAAATTTATCTCACCTGGCAAGACTGAGTTTAACAAGATGGATGTAGACAAGCTAAGTGGACTGTGGAGTAGAATCTCTCATCTCATCGTCCCGGTAATTGCGGAGCTGAGGATTGAAGAGCAAGGCTGTAGGGAATGA
- the LOC128529917 gene encoding uncharacterized protein LOC128529917 isoform X2, with protein MKHQVIILVYLGESILHMVKCFSGGNFDAFPEICETMEVIHSNFQPQSSKPPFKVYPEYKDVLSSEVGVSFEVFLKADGSETFSGFMLEARKSGNKVPQGIFSLKNTALSRLQKCDGINGKAVTQKDNSPKSIITVSWTASEAGQYYFRASFIQSFDIFWVDSSTPAPTSTHAPSSTPAPTSTHAPSSTPAPTSTHDPSSTPAPTSTHDPSSTPAPTSTHDPSSTPAPTSTHDPSSTPAPTSTHNLSSTPAPTSTEIKTYPQARHLIEHVILSAVAASLNLCQTMLIFFLCGPSHELRKIFIWVLRVVAFLNFCFTIAAIYVGLVKQWFTNAFLWPSILMGIYLACQLLSYPFFIYGELKQRNRQQTASNNQICKVSCWCTCLYIFSGMNFAFTIALILLIFLQDFVTDS; from the exons ATGAAACACCAAGTTATAATCTTAGTTTACTTGGGGGAATCAATATTACACATGGTGAAATGTTTCAGTGGTGGCAATTTTGATGCCTTTCCAGAGATATGTGAGACAATGGAAGTCATACACTCCAACTTTCAGCCTCAGTCCAGCAAGCCACCTTTTAAAGTTTACCCAGAATATAAGGATGTTTTGTCTTCAGAAGTGGGAGTATCTTTTGAGG TATTCTTGAAGGCTGACGGCTCTGAAACATTCAGTGGTTTTATGTTGGAAGCACGAAAATCAGGCAACAAAGTACCTCAGGGGATTTTCTCTTTGAAGAACACAGCCCTCAGCAGACTTCAGAAATGTGATGGTATAAAT GGTAAAGCTGTAACACAAAAAGACAACTCCCCAAAGTCCATAATAACAGTCAGTTGGACGGCTTCTGAAGCAGGacaatattatttcag GGCTTCATTCATTCAGAGTTTTGATATATTCTGGGTCGATTCCTCGACTCCAGCACCAACCTCTACACATGCCCCTTCCTCGACTCCAGCACCAACCTCTACACATGCCCCTTCCTCGACTCCAGCACCAACCTCTACACATGACCCTTCCTCGACTCCAGCACCGACCTCTACACATGACCCTTCCTCGACTCCAGCACCGACCTCTACACatgacccttcctccactcCAGCACCAACCTCTACACATGACCCTTCCTCGACTCCAGCACCAACCTCTACACATAACCTTTCCTCCACTCCAGCACCAACCTCTACAG aaataaaaacttatCCACAGGCAAGACATTTG ATTGAGCACGTAATTTTGTCAGCAGTGGCAGCAAGCCTGAACTTATGCCAAACCATGCTAATATTCTTTCTCTGTGGACCAAGTCATGAACT AAGGAAGATTTTCATCTGGGTGCTCAGAGTGGTTGCATTCCTAAACTTTTGTTTTACAA TTGCCGCAATATATGTTGGTCTTGTAAAGCAGTGGTTCACAAACGCCTttctctggccctccatattgATGGGAATTTATTTAGCATGCCAGTTGCTCTCAtatccattttttatttatggggAACTAAAACAAAGGAACCGACAACAAACTGCTTCAAACAATCAAATTTGCAAG GTTTCTTGCTGGTGTACATGCTTGTACATTTTTAGTGGGATGAATTTTGCATTTACTATAGCACTTATATTACTAATATTTTTGCAGGATTTTGTTACTGATAGCTGA
- the depdc1a gene encoding DEP domain-containing protein 1A isoform X2, producing the protein MDTHIITPGPYRATKLWNEVTKLFRAGMPVKKHRQHLKAYANCFTASTAVDWLHQLLRNNCNFGPEVTRQQTVQLLKKFLKNHVIEDVKGRWGIEDLEDNNQLYRFPPTSPLKPIPAGSQGTRKKSLSLKDRESFFKLRGSKKFDKEIQENIAPAVEESSNKLSSEEAVDCREITEEEIQDIWKSVTLTHLQKLLGLHSLEDVLNPTEVNSHFIVYNMTKVNKHGVVTLEDKTEDLPHWVLSAMKCLANWPKFDQPSYPGFERDVFKSVSDYFHSLPQPMLTFQYYELFVNVLGLLQPSLERLAIETLQLCTLLLPPVSRRKLQLLLRMISRMSQSVDMPRLHDTIGTRTLMVQTFSRCVLSCEEEVDLDELLATRLLSFLMDHHQEILQVPMYLRNAVEQHIAFLRSQKRHPLSTYSFCKQISSEEFEEQKLSLSQAAVAELLESIIKDKGMSVKEKKKKLRLFQKEYPDIYSRRFPTTESEAQLFADKPKIKPPMLIGIRKSKAFSIRN; encoded by the exons ATGGACACGCATATTATCACGCCAGGTCCTTACCGAGCCACtaaactg tggaATGAAGTGACTAAGCTGTTTCGGGCTGGAATGCCTGTAAAGAAGCACCGGCAGCACCTGAAGGCTTATGCCAACTGCTTCACCGCCAGCACAGCTGTGGACTGGTTACACCAACTCCTCAGGAACAACTGTAACTTCGGACCCGAGGTCACCAGGCAGCAGACTGTCCAGCTTTTAaagaagtttttaaaaaatcatgtcaTTGAGGATGTAAAGGGACGATGGGGTATCGAGGACTTGGAGGACAACAATCAGCTATACAG GTTTCCACCCACTTCACCGTTAAAACCAATCCCTGCTGGTTCTCAAGGCACAAGGAAGAAAAGTTTGTCtttaaaagacagagagagcttTTTCAAATTGAGAGGTTCCAAGAAGTTTGACAAGGAAATCCAA GAAAATATAGCTCCAGCTGTGGAAGAGTCTTCCAACAAGTTATCCTCAGAAGAGGCTGTGGACTGCAGAGAAATCACAGAGGAAGAAATTCAGGATATTTGGAAGAGCGTAACATTAACACA tttACAGAAGTTGCTGGGTTTGCATTCTTTGGAAGATGTTTTAAATCCAACAGAAGTCAATTCTCATTTTATTGTGTATAACATGACCAAAGTGAACAAGCATGGCGTCGTTACCTTGGAAGATAAAACGG AGGATTTGCCACACTGGGTTTTGTCAGCTATGAAATGTCTCGCAAACT GGCCCAAGTTTGACCAGCCGTCTTACCCAGGCTTTGAAAGGGATGTCTTCAAATCAGTGTCTGACTATTTTCACAGTCTTCCTCAGCCGATGCTGACCTTTCAGTACTATGAATTGTTTGTTAATGTTCTGG GCTTGCTTCAGCCATCATTGGAGCGTCTTGCCATCGAGACACTGCAACTCTGCACACTTCTCCTTCCTCCGGTTTCTCGACGAAAACTGCAGCTGCTCCTTCGCATGATCTCACGCATGAGCCAGAGCGTGGACATGCCTCGGTTGCATGATACCATCGGCACACGCACGCTA ATGGTACAAACATTCTCTCGATGTGTATTGAGCTGTGAGGAGGAAGTAGATCTGGATGAGCTTTTAGCCACCAGGCTGCTGTCCTTTTTAATGGACCATCATCAAGAGATACTCCAGGTGCCCATGTACCTGCGTAATGCTGTTGAACAACACATTGCCTTCCTCAGATCCCAG AAAAGACACCCTCTTTCAACCTACTCATTCTGCAAGCAGATCAGCAGTGAGGAGTTTGAGGAGCAGAAGCTGTCTTTGTCTCAAGCAGCTGTTGCAGAGCTGCTGGAGAGTATTATTAAGGACAAAGGCATGTCAGtcaaggagaaaaagaagaaacttAGACTG TTTCAGAAGGAATATCCTGACATTTACTCTCGCCGCTTTCCTACCACAGAGAGTGAGGCGCAGCTTTTTGCAGACAAACCAAAGATCAAACCACCAATGTTAATCGGCATTAGGAAGTCTAAAGCTTTTAGTATTCGGAACTGA